In Felis catus isolate Fca126 chromosome A3, F.catus_Fca126_mat1.0, whole genome shotgun sequence, a single genomic region encodes these proteins:
- the EIPR1 gene encoding EARP and GARP complex-interacting protein 1 isoform X8 gives MDFPPPVAAERSVVWEPTGDGRRVISLADSHILLWDLQESSSQAVLAGSASLEGKGQLKFTSGRWSPHHTCTQVATANDTTIRGWDTRSMSQIYCIENAHGQLVRDLDFNPNKQYYLASCGDDCKVKFWDTRNVTEPVKTLEEHSHWVWSVRYNHSHDQLVLTGSSDSRVILSNMVSISSEPFGHLVDDDDLSDQEERRPEEKSQEPPQDSVIATYEEHEDSVYAVDWSSADPWLFASLSYDGRLVINRVPRALKYHILL, from the exons ATGGACTTCCCACCCCCGGTGGCTGCAGAGAGGAG TGTGGTGTGGGAGCCCACGGGGGACGGGAGGAGAGTCATCTCGCTGGCCGACAGCCACATCCTGCTATGGGACCTGCAGGAGAGCTCCAGCCAGGCCGTG CTGGCCGGTTCGGCGTCcctggaagggaagggacagCTGAAGTTCACCTCGGGACGGTGGAGCCCTCACCACACCTGTACCCAGGTGGCCACCGCGAATGACACGACCATCCGAGGGTGGGACACGCGGAGCATGAG TCAGATCTACTGCATAGAGAACGCCCACGGGCAGCTGGTGCGGGACCTGGACTTCAACCCCAACAAGCAGTACTACCTCGCCAGCTGCGGGGACGACTGCAAGGTCAAGTTCTGGGACACCCGAAATGTCACCGAGCCCGTGAAGACCCTGGAGGAGCACTCGCACTG GGTGTGGAGCGTCCGCTACAACCACTCGCATGACCAGCTCGTGCTCACGGGCAGCAGCGACAGCAGGGTCATCCTGTCCAACATGGTGTCCATCTCCTCCGAGCCCTTCGGCCACCTGGTGGACGACGACGACCTGAGCGACCAGGAGGAGCGCCGTCCGGAGGAGAA GAGCCAGGAGCCCCCGCAGGACAGCGTCATCGCGACCTACGAGGAGCACGAGGACAGTGTGTACGCCGTGGACTGGTCGTCCGCCGACCCCTGGCTGTTCGCCTCCCTGAGCTACGACGGGAGGCTCGTCATCAACCGGGTGCCCAGGGCCCTGAAGTACCACATACTGCTGTAG